A window of the Alnus glutinosa chromosome 4, dhAlnGlut1.1, whole genome shotgun sequence genome harbors these coding sequences:
- the LOC133866678 gene encoding GEM-like protein 4 isoform X1 — translation MKTSLQEFVVGIPISSEANPFDRSLKRYLPDPASQYDNPSRESVSLTSKHSKNLVIAGSSDSVLNRKNKPGKKRDSLAHGVREHVRHGPNITQTVKGKLSLGARILRVGGVDKVFKRLFSVREGEKLLKASQCYLSTTAGPIAGLLFISTDNVAFCSDRSIKISSPNGEIIRIHYKVSCKGLLILFLSVSLPGLLIANIISNVPMVQVLIPLRKIKRVEQSENMKKPSQKYMEIVTVDNFDFWFMGFLSYQKSFKYLQEAISQA, via the exons ACTTACCTGATCCTGCTAGCCAATACGATAATCCGTCACGTGAAAGTGTGTCTCTCACATCCAAACATAGTAAGAATCTTGTTATTGCAGGTAGTTCAGACTCTGTGCTTAATAGGAAGAACAAGCCTGGTAAAAAACGAGACAGTTTAGCACATGGAGTCCGAGAGCATG TTAGGCATGGGCCCAACATCACTCAAACTGTGAAGGGGAAGTTGAGCTTGGGGGCTAGAATTCTTAGAGTAGGTGGTGTGGACAAAGTGTTCAAGCGGTTATTTAGTGTTAGAGAAGGAGAGAAATTACTGAAGGCTTCCCAGTGCTATTTATCAACCACAGCAGGTCCTATTGCAGGCCTACTCTTTATCTCCACAGACAATGTTGCATTCTGCAGTGACAGATCAATCAAAATCTCTTCTCCAAATGGAGAGATTATAAGAATACACTACAAGGTAAGTTGCAAAGGATTATTAATTCTgtttctctctgtgtctctgCCTGGCTTGCTGATTGCTAATATTATAAGTAACGTTCCCATGGTGCAGGTCTTGATTCCACTGAGGAAGATAAAGAGAGTCGAGCAAAGTGAGAATATGAAGAAGCCTTCACAAAAGTACATGGAAATAGTTACTGTCGACAATTTTGACttttggtttatgggttttttAAGTTATCAGAAATCTTTCAAGTATCTTCAGGAAGCTATTTCGCAAGCTTAG
- the LOC133866738 gene encoding GEM-like protein 4 isoform X2, translated as MKTSLQEFVVGIPISSEANPVDRSLKRYLPDPASQYNNPSRESVSLTSKHSKDLVIAGSSDSVLNRKNKPGKKRDSLAHGVREHVRHGPNITQTVKGKLSLGARILRVGGVDKVFKRLFSVREGEKLLKASHCYLSTTAGPIAGLLFISTDNVAFCSDRSIKISSPNGEIIRIHYKVLIPLRKIKRVEQSENMKKPSQKYMEIVTVDNFDFWFMGFLSYQKSFKYLQEAISQA; from the exons ATGAAAACCTCACTTCAGGAATTTGTTGTTGGAATTCCAATAAGCTCAGAAGCAAACCCAGTTGATAGGTCACTAAAGAGATACTTACCTGATCCTGCTAGCCAATACAATAATCCGTCACGTGAAAGTGTGTCTCTCACATCCAAACATAGTAAGGATCTTGTTATTGCAGGTAGTTCAGACTCTGTGCTTAATAGGAAGAACAAGCCTGGTAAAAAAAGAGACAGTTTAGCACATGGAGTCCGAGAGCATG TTAGACATGGGCCCAACATCACTCAAACTGTGAAGGGGAAGTTGAGCTTGGGGGCTAGAATTCTTAGAGTAGGTGGTGTGGACAAAGTGTTCAAGCGGTTATTTAGTGTTAGAGAAGGAGAGAAATTACTGAAGGCTTCCCATTGCTATTTATCAACCACAGCAGGTCCTATTGCAGGCCTACTCTTTATCTCCACAGACAATGTTGCATTCTGCAGTGACAGATCAATCAAAATCTCTTCTCCAAATGGAGAGATTATAAGAATCCACTACAAG GTCTTGATTCCACTGAGGAAGATAAAGAGAGTCGAGCAAAGTGAGAATATGAAGAAGCCTTCACAAAAGTACATGGAAATAGTTACTGTCGACAATTTTGACttttggtttatgggttttttAAGTTATCAGAAATCTTTCAAGTATCTTCAGGAAGCTATTTCGCAAGCTTAG
- the LOC133866738 gene encoding GEM-like protein 4 isoform X1, which produces MKTSLQEFVVGIPISSEANPVDRSLKRYLPDPASQYNNPSRESVSLTSKHSKDLVIAGSSDSVLNRKNKPGKKRDSLAHGVREHVRHGPNITQTVKGKLSLGARILRVGGVDKVFKRLFSVREGEKLLKASHCYLSTTAGPIAGLLFISTDNVAFCSDRSIKISSPNGEIIRIHYKVSCKGLLILFLTVSLPGLLIANIISNVPMVQVLIPLRKIKRVEQSENMKKPSQKYMEIVTVDNFDFWFMGFLSYQKSFKYLQEAISQA; this is translated from the exons ATGAAAACCTCACTTCAGGAATTTGTTGTTGGAATTCCAATAAGCTCAGAAGCAAACCCAGTTGATAGGTCACTAAAGAGATACTTACCTGATCCTGCTAGCCAATACAATAATCCGTCACGTGAAAGTGTGTCTCTCACATCCAAACATAGTAAGGATCTTGTTATTGCAGGTAGTTCAGACTCTGTGCTTAATAGGAAGAACAAGCCTGGTAAAAAAAGAGACAGTTTAGCACATGGAGTCCGAGAGCATG TTAGACATGGGCCCAACATCACTCAAACTGTGAAGGGGAAGTTGAGCTTGGGGGCTAGAATTCTTAGAGTAGGTGGTGTGGACAAAGTGTTCAAGCGGTTATTTAGTGTTAGAGAAGGAGAGAAATTACTGAAGGCTTCCCATTGCTATTTATCAACCACAGCAGGTCCTATTGCAGGCCTACTCTTTATCTCCACAGACAATGTTGCATTCTGCAGTGACAGATCAATCAAAATCTCTTCTCCAAATGGAGAGATTATAAGAATCCACTACAAGGTAAGTTGCAAAGGATTATTAATTCTGTTTCTCACTGTGTCTCTGCCTGGCTTGCTGATTGCTAATATTATAAGTAACGTTCCCATGGTGCAGGTCTTGATTCCACTGAGGAAGATAAAGAGAGTCGAGCAAAGTGAGAATATGAAGAAGCCTTCACAAAAGTACATGGAAATAGTTACTGTCGACAATTTTGACttttggtttatgggttttttAAGTTATCAGAAATCTTTCAAGTATCTTCAGGAAGCTATTTCGCAAGCTTAG
- the LOC133865575 gene encoding GEM-like protein 7, which translates to MTLVVHGEHSVLVERQNLLGFQCPSKLLGFQSAQEQKDTHLNQLPKCYIPSPACEVNSVLKRMNKCGEKAGNFAHAFREHVRLGQNITETVKGKLRLGAKILKVGGLEKFFKKLFSVSEGEKLLKASQCYLSTTDGAIAGLLFISTNSISFWSERSIKLPSPNGELLRLHYKVLIPLKKIRTVGLCENVKKPSTKYIQITTWDNFDFWFMGFLNYQKALKYLQLAISQA; encoded by the exons ATGACTCTGGTAGTGCATGGAGAACATTCTGTGCTAGTTGAGAGACAAAACTTGTTGGGATTCCAATGCCCGAGCAAGTTGTTGGGATTCCAATCGGCTCAAGAGCAAAAGGACACTCACCTCAACCAGCTACCCAAGTGTTATATTCCCTCTCCTGCAT GTGAAGTAAATTCAGTGCTTAAAAGGATGAACAAGTGTGGCGAAAAGGCAGGGAACTTTGCTCATGCATTCCGAGAGCACG TGAGATTGGGGCAGAACATCACTGAAACAGTGAAAGGGAAGTTGAGGTTGGGGGCTAAAATTCTTAAAGTAGGTGGGTTGGAGAAATTCTTCAAGAAGTTATTTAGTGTTTCAGAAGGAGAGAAACTGTTGAAGGCTTCCCAATGCTATTTATCAACCACAGATGGTGCAATAGCAGGCCTCCTCTTTATCTCCACCAACAGCATTTCCTTTTGGAGTGAGAGATCTATCAAACTGCCCTCCCCAAATGGAGAATTGCTTAGACTCCACTATAAG GTATTAATCCCACTCAAGAAGATAAGGACAGTTGGGCTTTGTGAGAATGTGAAGAAGCCATCAACCAAGTACATACAAATAACTACGTGGGATAATTTTGACTTCTGGTTTATGGGTTTCTTAAATTATCAGAAAGCTTTGAAATATCTTCAGCTGGCAATTTCTCAAGCTTGA